The following proteins are encoded in a genomic region of Micromonospora olivasterospora:
- a CDS encoding ATP-binding protein, which translates to MATGPVERSWCVVVPHHATGARLARHRLARELAGLVPPVLLADLVAVLAELVGNAVRHADPLPGGVVRVAWRLRPVSGGQAVQLRVTDGGAAAGPRLRATDPDAADGRGLHIVAGLASRWGVDRDGLGQSVWAEFDAAHAGQPDLVVAG; encoded by the coding sequence GTGGCGACAGGGCCGGTCGAGCGTTCGTGGTGCGTCGTCGTGCCGCACCACGCCACCGGTGCGCGGCTTGCCCGGCACCGGCTCGCCCGCGAGCTGGCCGGCCTGGTCCCCCCGGTCCTGCTGGCCGACCTGGTGGCCGTCCTGGCCGAGCTGGTCGGCAACGCGGTCCGGCACGCCGACCCGCTTCCCGGCGGGGTGGTCCGGGTGGCCTGGCGGCTGCGCCCGGTGTCCGGCGGGCAGGCGGTCCAGCTCCGGGTCACCGACGGCGGGGCGGCGGCCGGTCCCCGGCTGCGGGCCACGGACCCGGACGCCGCCGACGGCAGGGGCCTGCACATCGTCGCCGGCCTGGCCAGCCGGTGGGGTGTCGACCGGGACGGGCTGGGCCAGAGCGTCTGGGCGGAGTTCGACGCCGCCCACGCCGGCCAGCCGGACCTGGTCGTCGCGGGCTGA
- a CDS encoding DUF5926 family protein has product MSKRRKSQRAAEATPKREKVRDVFVPRPFEGLTDEPEWIALRELVPAASAPLRLAPALVEEYGDRQVTLATVLPMAAPAMIKPDGQVFVGLQRHQQSGDVSRDLADALICALRTEPGRSVSVPPLPGPGPRLQDILVDGPLEITMHDGFEFWLDPGAADDATVQASLERANAAIYPTVRLAAARAAYWCQVPEKAHVRWVLPDDEDAALDALARLSAAGTLTLGADTRFAGMFRAHGRLAPVWDLPEDVPAADWEEPVTEFAKRYAEALEDREPLDAAARRARQGLLGRQLTLR; this is encoded by the coding sequence GTGAGCAAGCGTCGAAAGAGCCAGCGGGCCGCCGAAGCCACTCCCAAGCGGGAGAAGGTGCGTGATGTCTTCGTGCCCCGCCCGTTCGAGGGGTTGACCGACGAGCCCGAGTGGATCGCCCTGCGCGAGCTGGTCCCGGCGGCGTCCGCGCCGCTGCGGCTCGCCCCCGCGCTGGTCGAGGAGTACGGCGACCGGCAGGTGACCCTGGCGACCGTGCTGCCGATGGCCGCCCCGGCGATGATCAAGCCGGACGGGCAGGTGTTCGTCGGGCTCCAGCGCCACCAGCAGTCCGGCGACGTCTCCCGGGACCTGGCCGACGCCCTGATCTGCGCGCTGCGTACCGAGCCGGGCAGGTCGGTGTCCGTGCCGCCGCTGCCGGGGCCCGGCCCCCGGCTCCAGGACATCCTGGTGGACGGGCCGCTGGAGATCACGATGCACGACGGGTTCGAGTTCTGGCTGGACCCGGGCGCCGCCGACGACGCGACCGTCCAGGCGTCGCTGGAGCGGGCCAACGCCGCGATCTACCCGACCGTACGGCTCGCCGCCGCCCGCGCCGCGTACTGGTGCCAGGTGCCCGAGAAGGCGCACGTGCGCTGGGTGCTCCCCGACGACGAGGACGCCGCACTGGACGCGCTGGCCCGGCTGAGCGCGGCCGGCACGCTGACCCTGGGCGCCGACACCCGCTTCGCCGGCATGTTCCGCGCGCACGGCCGCCTGGCACCGGTCTGGGACCTGCCCGAGGACGTGCCTGCCGCCGACTGGGAGGAGCCGGTGACGGAGTTCGCCAAGCGGTACGCCGAGGCGCTGGAGGACAGGGAGCCGCTGGACGCGGCTGCCCGGCGGGCACGGCAGGGGCTGCTCGGTCGGCAGCTCACCCTCCGCTGA
- a CDS encoding arginine deiminase, which yields MTHYVDSEVGRLGTVLLHRPGPELARLTPRNNDSLLFDAIPWVGRAQEEHDAFAAALRERGVEVLYLATLLAETLAVTEARAELTEQVLRSPRLGDALRRRVADHLSYLDPVALAGVLIAGLAHEELRVSQERPGGLVYALMDRHDFVIDPLPNLLFTRDSALWIGDRVGVTSLAMPARRRESTITHAIYRYHPRFAGTEFVYGPELEHLEGGDVLLLAPGVLAVGVGERTTPAGAERLARQVFAAGLAHTILVVPIAQERATMHLDTVCTMVDVDAVLMYPNIANTLSAYTMIADPDGEPQVDGPAPFLRAAADAMDLDRLRVIDTGLDPVTAEREQWDDGNNTLALAPRLCVGYERNTQTNAQLERAGIEVIPIAGSELGSGRGGPRCMSCPLVREPLKR from the coding sequence GTGACCCACTACGTGGACAGCGAGGTCGGCAGACTCGGCACGGTGCTGCTGCACCGGCCGGGCCCGGAGCTGGCCCGACTCACCCCCCGGAACAACGACTCCTTGCTCTTTGACGCTATCCCATGGGTGGGGCGCGCGCAGGAGGAGCACGACGCGTTCGCCGCGGCGCTGCGCGAACGCGGGGTGGAGGTGCTGTACCTCGCCACCCTGCTCGCCGAGACCCTCGCCGTCACCGAGGCCCGCGCCGAGCTGACCGAGCAGGTGCTGCGCTCGCCCCGGCTCGGCGACGCCCTGCGTCGCCGGGTCGCCGACCACCTCAGCTACCTCGACCCGGTCGCCCTGGCCGGCGTGCTCATCGCCGGCCTCGCGCACGAGGAGCTGCGGGTCAGCCAGGAGCGGCCCGGCGGGCTGGTCTACGCCCTGATGGACCGGCACGACTTCGTCATCGACCCGTTGCCCAACCTGCTGTTCACGCGCGACTCCGCACTGTGGATCGGCGACCGGGTCGGGGTGACCAGCCTGGCCATGCCCGCCCGCCGCCGGGAGAGCACCATCACCCACGCCATCTACCGGTATCATCCGCGCTTCGCCGGCACCGAGTTCGTCTACGGGCCGGAGCTGGAGCACCTGGAGGGCGGGGACGTGCTGCTGCTCGCCCCCGGCGTGCTGGCGGTCGGGGTGGGCGAGCGGACGACCCCCGCCGGGGCGGAGCGCCTCGCCCGGCAGGTCTTCGCCGCCGGGCTGGCGCACACGATCCTCGTGGTGCCGATCGCCCAGGAGCGGGCCACCATGCACCTCGACACGGTCTGCACCATGGTCGACGTCGACGCCGTGCTGATGTACCCGAACATCGCGAACACGCTGTCCGCGTACACGATGATCGCCGACCCGGACGGCGAGCCCCAGGTGGACGGGCCCGCGCCGTTCCTGCGCGCCGCAGCCGACGCGATGGACCTCGACCGGCTCCGCGTCATCGACACCGGCCTCGACCCGGTGACCGCCGAGCGGGAACAGTGGGACGACGGCAACAACACCCTCGCCCTCGCCCCCCGACTCTGCGTCGGGTACGAGCGCAACACCCAGACCAACGCCCAGCTGGAGCGGGCGGGCATCGAGGTCATCCCGATCGCCGGCTCCGAGCTGGGCTCCGGCCGCGGCGGCCCCCGGTGCATGTCCTGCCCGCTGGTCCGCGAGCCGCTGAAGCGGTGA